A region from the Altererythrobacter sp. H2 genome encodes:
- a CDS encoding type I restriction-modification system subunit M, whose protein sequence is MDSLMDFACGSGSLLLNVRHRMGTHGIGKIFGQEKNITTYNLARMNMLLHGMKDTEFEIFHGDTLTNDWDILRETNPAKMPRFDAVVANPPFSYRWEPSEALGEDVRFKNHGLAPKSAADFAFLLHGFHYLKDDGVMAIILPHGVLFRGGKEAEIRRKLLKDGHIDTVIGLPANLFYSTGIPVCILVLKKCKKPDDVLFINAAEHFEKGKRQNNLTEDHIRKIVSTYQFRTEETRYSRCVPMEEIEGNDFNLNISRYISTATADDEIDLDAVHERLTAAEDKIALATSDHNVFLKELGRPLLP, encoded by the coding sequence ATGGACAGCCTTATGGATTTCGCCTGCGGCTCCGGCTCGCTGCTGCTCAACGTGCGCCACCGCATGGGCACGCACGGCATCGGCAAGATTTTCGGGCAGGAAAAGAACATCACCACCTACAACCTGGCACGCATGAACATGCTACTGCACGGGATGAAGGATACCGAGTTCGAGATCTTCCACGGCGACACGCTGACCAATGACTGGGACATTTTGCGCGAAACGAACCCGGCCAAGATGCCGCGTTTCGATGCCGTGGTCGCCAATCCACCGTTCAGCTATCGCTGGGAACCCTCGGAAGCGCTTGGCGAGGATGTGCGTTTCAAGAACCACGGCCTTGCGCCAAAGTCCGCCGCTGATTTCGCGTTCCTGCTGCACGGATTTCACTACCTCAAGGACGATGGGGTGATGGCCATCATCCTGCCGCACGGTGTGCTGTTCCGGGGCGGTAAGGAAGCTGAAATCCGCAGGAAGCTGCTCAAGGACGGCCATATCGACACCGTTATCGGCCTGCCCGCCAACCTGTTCTATTCCACCGGCATCCCGGTGTGCATCTTGGTCCTGAAGAAGTGCAAAAAGCCTGACGACGTGCTGTTCATCAATGCCGCGGAGCATTTCGAAAAGGGCAAACGGCAGAACAACCTGACCGAAGATCATATTCGGAAAATCGTCTCGACCTATCAATTCCGCACAGAGGAAACGCGCTATTCTCGCTGCGTGCCCATGGAAGAGATCGAAGGCAACGACTTCAACCTCAACATCTCGCGCTACATCAGCACGGCCACGGCGGACGACGAAATCGACCTTGATGCAGTGCATGAGAGGCTGACAGCGGCGGAAGACAAGATCGCCTTAGCGACCAGCGATCATAACGTGTTCCTTAAAGAACTGGGTAGGCCGCTCTTGCCGTGA
- a CDS encoding IS3 family transposase (programmed frameshift), whose protein sequence is MKRTRFSEEQIIGVLKEAEAGAKTADLARRHGVSEATIYNWKSKYGGLEVSDARRLKELESENAKLKRLLADAMLDKAALKDLLGKKVLTPAAQREAVAHLQACHGMSERRACRVIDADRKSVRYRSTRDDDVDLREKLRELANQRRRFGYRRLHILLRREGIMINRKKTQRLYKEEGLAVRRRRSRKRAVGTRAPAPVLALPNQRWSLDFVHDQMASGRRFRVLNVVDDVTRECLAAVPDTSISGRRVVRELTELIAQRGKPGMIVSDNGTELTSNAVLAWCGEIGVEWHYIAPGRPMQNGYVESFNGRMRDELLNETLFLSMAHARVEIAAWVDDYNRERPHSSLGYATPAAFAAELDKQWPASLRPTGSATQPIASTALMRETTARL, encoded by the exons ATGAAGAGAACGAGGTTTTCAGAAGAGCAGATCATTGGCGTGCTGAAGGAAGCTGAGGCGGGCGCGAAGACCGCCGACCTGGCTCGGCGGCACGGAGTGTCGGAAGCGACGATCTACAACTGGAAGTCGAAGTATGGCGGGCTGGAGGTGTCCGATGCCCGGCGGCTGAAGGAGCTGGAGAGCGAGAACGCGAAGCTCAAGCGGTTGCTGGCCGATGCGATGCTGGACAAGGCTGCGCTGAAGGATCTTCTGG GCAAAAAAGTTCTGACGCCCGCCGCGCAGCGGGAAGCTGTTGCTCATCTCCAGGCCTGCCACGGGATGAGCGAACGGCGGGCGTGCCGTGTCATCGATGCTGATCGCAAGAGCGTGCGCTACCGTTCCACCCGGGACGATGACGTCGATCTGCGTGAGAAGCTGCGCGAGCTGGCCAACCAGCGTCGCCGGTTCGGCTATCGCCGTCTGCACATCCTGCTGCGCCGGGAGGGGATCATGATCAATCGGAAGAAAACCCAGCGGCTCTACAAGGAGGAAGGCCTCGCGGTCAGGCGACGACGCAGCCGCAAGCGTGCTGTAGGCACAAGGGCGCCTGCTCCTGTTCTGGCGTTGCCGAACCAGCGCTGGAGCTTGGACTTCGTGCACGACCAGATGGCCTCAGGCAGGCGGTTCCGGGTGCTCAACGTGGTCGATGACGTGACCAGGGAGTGTCTGGCAGCGGTGCCGGACACCTCGATCTCCGGTCGCCGTGTCGTGCGTGAACTGACCGAGCTGATCGCACAGCGAGGCAAGCCGGGGATGATCGTCAGCGACAACGGAACCGAGCTCACCAGCAACGCCGTGCTGGCATGGTGCGGCGAGATCGGCGTCGAGTGGCATTATATCGCGCCCGGAAGGCCGATGCAGAATGGCTATGTCGAGAGCTTCAACGGTCGCATGCGGGACGAACTGCTCAACGAGACGCTGTTCTTGAGCATGGCCCATGCCCGTGTCGAGATCGCCGCCTGGGTGGATGATTACAACCGGGAGCGACCGCACTCATCGCTTGGCTACGCAACACCGGCGGCGTTCGCCGCCGAACTGGATAAGCAATGGCCTGCTTCGCTACGCCCTACGGGCTCCGCTACGCAGCCCATTGCTTCAACCGCGCTTATGCGCGAAACAACCGCCCGGCTCTAA
- a CDS encoding porin, producing MRSNIGFGLLRSAAATLALGCSSAALAELPRLEYQSGGFDIRLTGGVAGQVGAFDEDRISDKSSDAELDLFARLNAQWTSPDGIVIGVNLEQTNRSRESEVLQAGELYGFVASDYGRLEVGQQDGPADTLAFAAPLVALGQVRGEFSRYAGTQALLRALDTRDAFKVIYLSPPIGGLRGGISWSPKVRQGSDAVDPRDR from the coding sequence ATGCGTTCGAATATCGGATTCGGCTTGCTGCGCAGTGCGGCGGCCACACTGGCGCTGGGCTGCTCGTCGGCGGCCCTGGCCGAGCTTCCGCGGCTGGAATATCAGTCAGGCGGGTTTGACATCCGCCTGACCGGCGGTGTGGCCGGCCAGGTCGGCGCTTTCGACGAGGACCGGATATCGGACAAATCGTCCGACGCGGAACTGGACCTGTTTGCCCGTCTGAACGCGCAGTGGACCTCGCCGGACGGAATTGTCATCGGGGTCAATCTGGAGCAGACCAACCGCAGCCGCGAAAGCGAGGTGCTCCAGGCCGGCGAATTGTACGGCTTTGTGGCAAGCGATTACGGGCGACTGGAAGTGGGCCAGCAGGACGGGCCCGCCGATACCCTTGCCTTTGCCGCACCGCTGGTGGCGCTTGGCCAGGTCCGGGGCGAGTTTTCCCGCTATGCCGGGACACAGGCCTTGCTGCGCGCACTCGATACCCGCGATGCTTTCAAGGTCATTTACCTGTCCCCCCCGATCGGCGGTCTGCGTGGCGGCATCTCGTGGTCGCCGAAAGTGCGTCAGGGGTCCGACGCGGTCGACCCGCGCGACCGGTGA
- a CDS encoding alpha/beta hydrolase, with translation MSRAAPIPSFRPSTAEGVPDCFLANVRAGQPVLVALHGISRNAAEIASRFAAHPAFEGVTIVAPLFTRERFGKYQQLLTRKADETPSDVGLVGLLASLKPELGGGVERILLFGFSGGAQMAHRFAMFHPDKVARLCVVSAGWYCMPVPDLPYPYGIGNDSGQPQVQARFVDIPTAVMVGNRDTRVDASVRQDALILQHQGRNRLRRARAWVSSVEKFGKMHGRPARIRLLTLPAMSHDFSDCARNGNLIDLVAEAIF, from the coding sequence ATGTCTAGAGCCGCCCCGATCCCCAGCTTCCGGCCTTCGACCGCCGAGGGTGTCCCCGACTGCTTCCTCGCCAATGTCCGCGCCGGCCAGCCCGTGCTGGTGGCATTGCACGGCATCAGCCGCAACGCAGCCGAGATCGCGAGCCGGTTCGCCGCACATCCTGCGTTTGAGGGGGTTACGATCGTTGCCCCCCTGTTCACGCGGGAAAGGTTCGGCAAATATCAGCAGCTGCTCACCCGCAAAGCCGACGAAACGCCATCCGATGTCGGGTTGGTCGGCCTGCTTGCCTCCCTGAAGCCCGAACTGGGCGGTGGCGTTGAGCGGATCCTGCTGTTCGGTTTTTCGGGCGGGGCGCAGATGGCGCACCGGTTTGCCATGTTCCATCCGGACAAGGTCGCCCGCCTCTGCGTGGTCTCGGCGGGATGGTATTGCATGCCCGTTCCTGATCTGCCCTACCCCTATGGCATAGGAAACGATAGCGGGCAGCCGCAGGTCCAGGCACGGTTTGTCGACATACCTACCGCCGTCATGGTCGGGAATCGCGACACCAGGGTCGATGCCTCGGTGCGGCAGGATGCCCTGATCCTCCAGCATCAGGGGCGCAACCGCCTGCGGCGGGCCCGGGCCTGGGTGAGTTCGGTCGAGAAATTCGGCAAAATGCACGGCCGCCCCGCCAGAATCAGGCTGCTGACCTTACCCGCGATGTCACACGATTTCAGCGATTGCGCGCGAAACGGCAATCTTATCGATCTGGTCGCCGAGGCGATTTTCTAG
- a CDS encoding 7TM domain-containing protein produces the protein MSHLLAGLALAAFLAVVWALFDQSGSPITRAVTVALGDPGREWELPGLYLLMALPTGAVVVVFVRTILGWQTFGLFTPMLLALAYLQSGPVLGPTISTAAILVGMASAPVLRLLEMSRVAFLGALIAIVVTALGTLAINFNQLVLISAFPVVVTALVVERWWNAWESEGASKAMRMTVTTLVVALAIQWIVAAPPVLHLAETAPLALPVMSLFLMILLGRYKGLRLSEIARFRAVKGK, from the coding sequence ATGTCCCACCTTCTTGCAGGGCTTGCTCTCGCCGCGTTCCTCGCTGTCGTCTGGGCACTGTTTGACCAGTCGGGCTCGCCGATCACCCGCGCGGTCACGGTTGCGCTGGGCGATCCGGGGCGTGAATGGGAGCTGCCGGGTCTGTACCTCCTGATGGCGCTCCCGACCGGCGCGGTGGTGGTGGTGTTTGTCCGCACGATCCTTGGTTGGCAGACCTTCGGCCTGTTCACGCCGATGTTGCTGGCGCTGGCTTACCTCCAGTCCGGTCCCGTCCTCGGCCCGACAATCTCGACGGCTGCAATCCTAGTCGGGATGGCATCTGCCCCGGTGCTGCGCCTGCTGGAGATGTCGCGTGTCGCATTCCTTGGCGCGCTCATTGCAATCGTGGTCACCGCACTCGGTACGCTCGCGATCAATTTCAACCAGCTGGTCCTGATCAGTGCCTTTCCGGTGGTGGTTACCGCGCTGGTGGTCGAGCGGTGGTGGAATGCCTGGGAATCAGAGGGCGCGAGCAAGGCGATGCGGATGACTGTCACCACGCTTGTCGTCGCGCTTGCGATCCAGTGGATCGTTGCTGCGCCGCCGGTGCTCCACCTTGCGGAAACCGCTCCGCTGGCGCTGCCGGTGATGTCCCTGTTCCTGATGATCCTGCTTGGCCGGTACAAAGGCCTGCGCTTGTCCGAAATCGCGCGGTTCCGCGCAGTGAAAGGAAAGTGA